Proteins from a genomic interval of Dermacentor variabilis isolate Ectoservices chromosome 8, ASM5094787v1, whole genome shotgun sequence:
- the LOC142590782 gene encoding uncharacterized protein LOC142590782, with protein MPNRRHRHCYAPGCRTGYAGVPAEKKLSLFSVPKDAVRRKAWERNLHRADKPLDENCAVCELHFEERYILRDYVHVVAGKEVRIARGVPALTPEAVPTLLPNTPKYLSSKAPPKRAPRKRGTSTVLESPGCKRKKACTSVPTAVHDCGNCDDESAVECTQWPALDSNNLRDLKTPSAYWSVHNFSDYEGTVYALSSLEASSGTVTSERAVLFSLSATEITYRTFLKRKLVAEGAAKTVLEAERVISEASDFLACPGAHSTSAILEKDLTAKLLEKITVIHGAFHSKTCTGMTTTKGVPCLSCRYLRKTLLTRMSRLRNRRHKQITTVGQKLRSMLQKHRRLSKRLISLKGQIESMKARNSAIKEETLAESIAMLPKKQQESVRHCFDACKRKSTRGTNFTKEWVLECILMKMRSPKLYRHIRKHNILVLPSNTTLKKYTAAYKSGFGFNKKVMEILKQKTSKMDSFSRHGGLLIDEMKLSEHLSMEKCAKLRGFVDLGPFTPPEDAGLPCDHGMVVMFVPFTGRFSQIIGTFAANGNVKENLLCKILIKAVILAEQAGLFVDFVTCDGASWDRKMWTLMGIKASASKITCGVKHPVDAKRNLYFLSDFPHLLKCLRNSLLKGGFNTPDGRVSTYFVKEAFNYDKDNVTLKAMPGLTLSHLDPNNFEKIRVTLAYVPALR; from the exons ATGCCTAATCGAAGGCATCGTCACTGCTACGCACCGGGATGTCGCACCGGCTACGCGGGCGTCCCAGCCGAGAAGAAGCTGTCGTTGTTCAGCGTCCCGAAAGATGCGGTTCGAAGGAAAGCCTGGGAGCGGAACCTCCATCGCGCTGACAAGCCTCTGGATGAGAACTGCGCAGTTTGTGAGCTGCACTTTGAAGAACGGTACATACTTCGTGACTACGTGCACGTAGTGGCCGGCAAAGAAGTGAGAATCGCACGCGGAGTGCCCGCGCTCACACCGGAAGCAGTGCCCACGCTTTTGCCCAATACGCCGAAGTATTTGAGCTCAAAGGCACCCCCGAAACGTGCACCACGCAAGCGTGGCACGTCTACCGTGCTCGAAAGCCCGGGCTGCAAAAGGAAGAAAGCCTGCACGAGTGTACCTACGGCCGTGCACGACTGTGGAAACTGCGACGACGAGTCGGCAGTGGAGTGCACGCAATGGCCAGCTCTTGACTCAAACAATCTGAGGGACCTGAAGACCCCTTCAGCGTACTGGTCAGTGCATAATTTTTCCGACTACGAAGGCACTGTTTATGCACTGTCAAGCTTGGAAGCAAGTTCTGGCACGGTGACCTCTGAAAGGGCTGTTCTGTTCAGCCTGAGTGCGACCGAGATTACGTACAGAACATTCCTCAAGCGAAAACTCGTTGCTGAAGGTGCTGCGAAGACTGTGCTCGAAGCAGAGCGAGTCATTTCTGAAGCCTCCGATTTTCTTGCATGTCCTGGTGCGCACTCTACCTCTGCTATTTTAGAGAAAGATCTCACTGCAAAACTTCTGGAAAAAATAACAGTCATTCATGGGGCCTTCCACAGCAAGACATGCACAGGGATGACAACAACCAAAG GAGTCCCATGCCTTTCATGCCGTTATCTGCGCAAGACCCTGCTGACACGGATGTCTCGGCTCAGAAACCGTCGTCACAAGCAAATCACGACAGTGGGCCAAAAGCTCAGGTCTATGTTGCAGAAGCACAGGCGCCTCTCCAAGAGACTAATAAGCCTGAAGGGACAAATCGAGAGCATGAAGGCACGAAATTCTGCAATAAAAGAAGAGACTTTGGCGGAAAGCATTGCTATGTTGCCCAAAAAACAACAGGAAAGCGTGCGGCACTGCTTTGATGCCTGCAAAAGAAAGAGTACAAGGGGCACGAACTTTACTAAAGAATGGGTGCTTGAGTGCATTTTAATGAAAATGAGGAGCCCGAAACTCTATAGGCACATCAGGAAGCACAACATTCTTGTACTTCCAAGTAACACCACTTTGAAGAAGTACACTGCAGCATACAAAAGTGGCTTTGGATTCAACAAGAAGGTGATGGAAATCCTCAAACAAAAAACAAGTAAAATGGACAGCTTCAGTCGTCATGGGGGCCTTCTGATTGATGAAATGAAGTTGTCAGAGCACCTATCAATGGAAAAGTGTGCAAAGTTGCGTGGATTTGTTGATCTCGGCCCATTCACACCTCCCGAAGATGCAGGGCTTCCATGCGACCATGGAATGGTTGTCATGTTTGTCCCGTTCACTGGGCGGTTTTCGCAGATAATAGGAACATTTGCAGCGAATGGAAATGTCAAGGAAAACCTGCTATGCAAAATACTTATTAAAGCCGTGATTTTGGCTGAGCAAGCGGGACTCTTTGTAGATTTCGTGACCTGTGACGGTGCCTCATGGGATCGGAAAATGTGGACACTAATGGGCATTAAGGCATCTGCCAGCAAGATTACGTGCGGAGTGAAACATCCTGTTGACGCAAAAAGGAACCTGTATTTCCTTTCAGACTTCCCGCATCTACtgaaatgccttcgaaactcacTGCTGAAAGGTGGCTTTAATACGCCAGACGGACGA GTTTCAACATATTTTGTTAAAGAAGCGTTCAACTATGACAAAGATAATGTGACGCTGAAGGCGATGCCAGGGCTGACTTTAAGCCATCTGGACCCAAACAATTTTGAAAAAATCCGGGTCACCCTCGCGTACGTTCCAGCTCTTCGGTGA
- the LOC142590586 gene encoding uncharacterized protein LOC142590586 isoform X2 has translation MPTTWVTGSMCVWPHNVKVEKAGKMARKQHPPQSWWKQYEIAMKGLFDTYEHARKKLNDSQFHSDLASETEMPPLKRRRRPPAAWSNSDSKEEEGETATSQPRLPAIPNNFPSGITSNEATSVPTFGQGDKGTPGTQLSETNSPQGMSDNHSADAGEQIEQERPQNTPHHCCVEKNFQRHVLRLLNTLRFMLEQQADTLNKLCDMLPTSSVTECADLLSQPLSSLEELQEFDDKLDAGKLKILVHELTQLGGKDAYWATKRILSYCITDEVAAQFSWMGRKGKLSFSALKIAKAIADAARKAPNATAADIEASIKSWLRHAPERLATRFQKSKQRLLEQAADTD, from the exons ATGCCAACTACTTGGGTCACCGGGAGCATGTGCGTCTGGCCGCATAATGTAAAAGTGGAGAAGGCTGGGAAAATGGCACGGAAGCAGCATCCACCACAGTCATGGTGGAAGCAGTATGAAATTGCTATGAAAGGTTTGTTTG ATACCTATGAACATGCCCGGAAAAAGCTAAATGACAGTCAGTTCCATTCAGACCTGGCCAGTGAAACTGAAATGCCCCCATTGAAGAGGCGTAGACGGCCACCAGCAGCATGGAGCAACTCTGACAGTAAAGAAGAGGAGGGAGAAACTGCCACAAGCCAGCCAAGACTGCCAGCCATTCCAAATAATTTTCCATCTG GAATAACCTCGAATGAAGCAACAAGTGTGCCCACATTTGGCCAGGGAGACAAAGGCACACCAG GGACCCAGTTGTCAGAGACAAACTCGCCACAAGGCATGTCTGATAACCACTCTGCTGATGCAG GTGAACAGATAGAGCAAGAACGGCCACAAAACACACCTCATCATTGTTGTGTAGAGAAGA ACTTCCAGCGGCATGTACTACGACTGCTCAACACGCTTCGCTTCATGCTAGAACAACAAGCAGACACCCTGAACAAGTTGTGTGATATGCTACCTACTTCTTCAGTCACCGAATGCGCAGATCTCTTAAGCCAGCCACTAAGCAGTCTTGAAGAACTACAAGAGTTTGACGACAAGCTCGATGCTGGAAAATTGAAGATCCTG GTTCATGAGTTGACACAGCTCGGCGGGAAAGATGCCTACTGGGCAACAAAAAGAATCTTGTCATACTGCATCACAGACGAGGTTGCTGCACAATTTTCCTGGATGGGTCGAAAAGGAAAACTGAGCTTCTCCGCCTTAAAGATTGCTAAAGCCATAGCAG ATGCTGCTCGCAAAGCGCCAAATGCAACTGCTGCTGACATTGAGGCCTCTATCAAATCGTGGCTCCGGCATGCTCCCGAGCGCCTTGCCACCAGGTTTCAGAAGTCAAAGCAAAGACTACTTGAGCAGGCAGCAG ATACTGACTGA
- the LOC142590586 gene encoding uncharacterized protein LOC142590586 isoform X1: MPTTWVTGSMCVWPHNVKVEKAGKMARKQHPPQSWWKQYEIAMKGLFGKRISVTLSLKPGVIILITFCTFSDTYEHARKKLNDSQFHSDLASETEMPPLKRRRRPPAAWSNSDSKEEEGETATSQPRLPAIPNNFPSGITSNEATSVPTFGQGDKGTPGTQLSETNSPQGMSDNHSADAGEQIEQERPQNTPHHCCVEKNFQRHVLRLLNTLRFMLEQQADTLNKLCDMLPTSSVTECADLLSQPLSSLEELQEFDDKLDAGKLKILVHELTQLGGKDAYWATKRILSYCITDEVAAQFSWMGRKGKLSFSALKIAKAIADAARKAPNATAADIEASIKSWLRHAPERLATRFQKSKQRLLEQAADTD, encoded by the exons ATGCCAACTACTTGGGTCACCGGGAGCATGTGCGTCTGGCCGCATAATGTAAAAGTGGAGAAGGCTGGGAAAATGGCACGGAAGCAGCATCCACCACAGTCATGGTGGAAGCAGTATGAAATTGCTATGAAAGGTTTGTTTGGTAAGCGCATTTCAGTCACCTTAAGTCTTAAGCCAGGGGTGATTATATTGATCACATTTTGCACTTTTTCAGATACCTATGAACATGCCCGGAAAAAGCTAAATGACAGTCAGTTCCATTCAGACCTGGCCAGTGAAACTGAAATGCCCCCATTGAAGAGGCGTAGACGGCCACCAGCAGCATGGAGCAACTCTGACAGTAAAGAAGAGGAGGGAGAAACTGCCACAAGCCAGCCAAGACTGCCAGCCATTCCAAATAATTTTCCATCTG GAATAACCTCGAATGAAGCAACAAGTGTGCCCACATTTGGCCAGGGAGACAAAGGCACACCAG GGACCCAGTTGTCAGAGACAAACTCGCCACAAGGCATGTCTGATAACCACTCTGCTGATGCAG GTGAACAGATAGAGCAAGAACGGCCACAAAACACACCTCATCATTGTTGTGTAGAGAAGA ACTTCCAGCGGCATGTACTACGACTGCTCAACACGCTTCGCTTCATGCTAGAACAACAAGCAGACACCCTGAACAAGTTGTGTGATATGCTACCTACTTCTTCAGTCACCGAATGCGCAGATCTCTTAAGCCAGCCACTAAGCAGTCTTGAAGAACTACAAGAGTTTGACGACAAGCTCGATGCTGGAAAATTGAAGATCCTG GTTCATGAGTTGACACAGCTCGGCGGGAAAGATGCCTACTGGGCAACAAAAAGAATCTTGTCATACTGCATCACAGACGAGGTTGCTGCACAATTTTCCTGGATGGGTCGAAAAGGAAAACTGAGCTTCTCCGCCTTAAAGATTGCTAAAGCCATAGCAG ATGCTGCTCGCAAAGCGCCAAATGCAACTGCTGCTGACATTGAGGCCTCTATCAAATCGTGGCTCCGGCATGCTCCCGAGCGCCTTGCCACCAGGTTTCAGAAGTCAAAGCAAAGACTACTTGAGCAGGCAGCAG ATACTGACTGA